A genomic region of Brevibacillus sp. JNUCC-41 contains the following coding sequences:
- a CDS encoding bifunctional cytochrome P450/NADPH--P450 reductase encodes MENTTQFPQPKTYGPLGSLPIIDKDKPLQSFMKLARELGPVFQFQFPGRIATFVSSAALAKEICDETRFDKKVGPALQKVRAFGGDGLFTSETTEPNWKKAHNILLPSFSQQAMKGYHAKMVDLAIQLIQKWARLNPADGIDVPEDMTRLTLDTIGLCGFNYRFNSFYRETTHPFVNSMVRALDEAMSQTQRLGIQDKLMIKSKKQFREDIQYMFSLVDEMIAERKQNGDQGEDDLLSHMLKGVDPETGVSLDDENIRFQIITFLIAGHETTSGLLSFAIYFLMNNRDKLKKAQQEVDEVLGDDVPDYKQVKKLKYVRMVLNETLRLWPTAPAFSVYAKEDTMLGGKYNVKKGDVFSLLIPELHRDPSVWGDDVESFIPERFEDLDSIPYHAYKPFGNGQRACIGQQFALHEATLVLGMVLQHFDLIDHEEYQLDVKETLTLKPDGLTMRVSPRKPVMSFTAAPPESKPADKGATVSPSESAHGTPLLVLFGSNMGTAEGVARDLAETGKRQGFNAKVAPLNDYTDRLPKEGAVLIVTASYNGNPPDNAGDFVSWLKESKGNTLDGVQYAIFGCGDRNWANTYQRIPILIDERLEQKGAVRLSETGYGDASDDFEGDYEKWTEALWPNLAKSLNIEVDRNDRAVSSITMNFVSDVSGTPLARTHHAFTSIVKRNVELQHADSGRSTRHIELTLPEGIHYQEGDHLGVLPQNPSELVERVLSRFNLNGQDYVNLTGDSGKAAHLPTGKPVKLEELLSNHVEFQEPATRSQIRALATHTVCPPHVKELEDLLLDSTYKQEILNKRITMLDLIEKYPACDIPFERFLALLPPLKARYYSISSSPLHKEGEASITVSVVRGEALSGNGEYKGIASNYLAERSQGDKIACFINTPLSNFQLPEKTGKPIIMIGPGTGIAPFRGFIQARRALKEKGETLGAAHLYFGCRNPEHDFLYQEELVQAEQEGLVTLHTAYSRCPGQEKTYVQNRLAENAQDILPLLKEGGHLYICGDGSKMAPDVERTLIESYMHFYQTSKEEATVWLQSLEENGRYAKDVWAGA; translated from the coding sequence ATGGAAAACACAACTCAGTTTCCACAGCCAAAGACATATGGCCCCCTAGGCAGCCTACCTATCATTGATAAGGATAAGCCGCTTCAGTCCTTCATGAAGCTGGCACGAGAACTTGGGCCGGTTTTTCAGTTTCAATTTCCGGGTCGAATCGCTACATTCGTATCCAGTGCTGCCCTCGCAAAAGAAATTTGTGATGAAACAAGGTTTGATAAGAAAGTCGGTCCAGCCCTGCAAAAAGTGAGAGCATTTGGCGGCGATGGCCTTTTCACAAGTGAAACGACGGAGCCGAATTGGAAAAAGGCCCATAACATCCTGCTGCCAAGCTTTAGCCAGCAAGCAATGAAGGGATATCATGCCAAAATGGTGGATCTTGCTATCCAACTCATTCAAAAATGGGCCCGCCTGAATCCGGCTGATGGGATAGATGTTCCTGAAGATATGACACGATTGACCTTGGATACGATCGGACTCTGCGGGTTCAATTACCGTTTTAACAGCTTTTATCGGGAGACCACCCATCCATTTGTCAACAGTATGGTGCGTGCGTTGGATGAAGCGATGAGCCAAACGCAGCGGCTTGGCATCCAAGATAAACTGATGATCAAATCTAAAAAACAATTCAGGGAAGACATTCAATATATGTTCTCTCTAGTGGATGAAATGATTGCTGAGAGAAAACAAAATGGTGATCAGGGAGAAGATGACCTTCTTTCTCATATGTTGAAAGGAGTCGATCCCGAAACCGGCGTATCACTTGATGATGAAAATATTCGCTTTCAAATCATTACCTTTTTAATAGCTGGGCATGAAACGACGAGCGGTCTCCTATCGTTCGCCATCTATTTCCTCATGAATAACAGAGATAAGTTAAAAAAAGCGCAGCAGGAAGTCGATGAAGTGCTGGGTGATGATGTTCCTGATTACAAACAAGTGAAAAAGCTGAAATATGTAAGGATGGTGCTGAATGAAACGCTTCGTCTGTGGCCGACTGCTCCGGCATTTTCCGTTTATGCGAAAGAAGATACCATGCTGGGTGGAAAATATAATGTGAAGAAAGGTGATGTGTTCTCGCTGCTCATTCCCGAACTACACCGTGATCCATCCGTTTGGGGCGATGATGTTGAATCGTTCATTCCAGAGCGGTTCGAGGATTTGGATTCCATCCCTTATCATGCTTATAAACCGTTTGGAAACGGGCAGCGCGCCTGTATCGGACAGCAGTTTGCCCTTCATGAAGCGACACTGGTGCTTGGTATGGTTTTACAGCACTTTGACTTGATTGATCATGAAGAATATCAATTGGATGTTAAAGAAACTTTGACTCTCAAACCGGACGGATTGACCATGCGCGTTTCACCGAGGAAGCCGGTGATGTCATTTACCGCTGCTCCTCCGGAATCAAAGCCAGCGGACAAAGGAGCCACGGTATCTCCAAGCGAATCAGCACATGGGACACCATTACTCGTCCTGTTTGGATCAAATATGGGAACAGCGGAAGGGGTTGCTCGTGACCTTGCCGAAACAGGGAAGCGACAAGGCTTCAATGCTAAGGTTGCCCCGTTAAATGATTACACCGATCGGCTTCCCAAAGAAGGAGCTGTTCTTATAGTCACGGCATCTTATAATGGAAATCCACCGGATAATGCAGGTGACTTCGTTTCATGGCTGAAGGAAAGCAAGGGTAACACATTGGATGGTGTTCAATATGCGATCTTCGGCTGCGGGGACCGCAATTGGGCCAATACGTACCAACGCATTCCAATCCTCATTGATGAGCGGCTGGAACAAAAAGGAGCAGTAAGGCTGTCGGAAACAGGCTATGGAGATGCAAGCGATGACTTTGAAGGGGATTACGAGAAATGGACAGAAGCACTTTGGCCGAATCTTGCCAAAAGCCTGAACATAGAAGTGGATAGGAATGATCGGGCAGTCAGCTCGATTACAATGAACTTCGTAAGCGATGTGAGCGGCACACCACTTGCCCGCACCCATCATGCTTTTACTTCCATCGTAAAAAGGAATGTAGAATTACAACATGCAGATAGCGGAAGAAGCACACGGCATATAGAATTAACTCTGCCAGAGGGAATACACTATCAGGAAGGCGATCATCTCGGTGTACTTCCGCAAAATCCATCGGAACTTGTCGAGCGAGTGCTCAGTCGATTTAACCTGAACGGTCAAGATTACGTGAATCTGACTGGGGATTCCGGAAAAGCTGCCCATCTTCCTACAGGAAAACCGGTAAAACTAGAAGAGTTACTATCAAACCATGTGGAGTTCCAAGAACCCGCCACCCGGTCTCAAATTCGGGCGCTTGCCACTCATACGGTATGTCCTCCGCATGTAAAAGAACTTGAAGATCTTCTTTTGGACAGTACCTATAAACAAGAAATCCTGAACAAGCGCATAACCATGCTTGATCTTATAGAAAAGTATCCTGCATGTGATATCCCATTTGAACGTTTCTTGGCTTTACTGCCACCTTTAAAAGCCAGATACTATTCTATCTCAAGCTCACCACTCCACAAAGAAGGAGAAGCAAGCATCACCGTCAGCGTCGTCCGTGGAGAAGCCTTGAGCGGAAACGGGGAATACAAAGGAATTGCATCGAATTATTTGGCAGAACGCTCCCAAGGAGACAAAATAGCCTGCTTTATCAATACGCCGCTATCCAACTTCCAACTTCCAGAGAAAACAGGAAAACCAATCATCATGATTGGCCCTGGGACAGGAATTGCACCATTCAGGGGATTCATACAGGCACGCCGCGCTTTGAAAGAAAAAGGTGAAACTTTAGGGGCTGCTCACCTTTACTTTGGATGCCGTAATCCGGAACACGATTTCCTCTATCAAGAAGAACTCGTGCAAGCCGAACAAGAAGGCCTTGTAACACTGCACACCGCTTACTCCAGATGTCCCGGTCAAGAAAAAACATATGTCCAGAACCGATTAGCGGAAAACGCCCAAGACATCCTTCCTTTATTAAAAGAAGGCGGGCACCTATACATCTGCGGAGACGGAAGCAAAATGGCACCCGATGTTGAACGAACACTAATCGAAAGCTATATGCATTTCTATCAAACATCTAAAGAAGAAGCCACAGTATGGCTGCAATCATTAGAGGAAAATGGCAGATATGCCAAAGATGTTTGGGCAGGAGCATAA
- a CDS encoding TetR/AcrR family transcriptional regulator — MITAVNKRDSIVSSALELFAERGYDATTIPMIATSAGVGAGTIYRYFENKEVLGNKIFQEYLDIFTETVKSGFPHDDSIRNQFHHIFKSMVHFTTEQDQAIYFIKIHSGAHFLNEDSHASFQGLLDIFRNFFESGKEKKEIKELPSSALIAIIYGAFLELERLVRIRELDPDPKLLADVEESFWDAVRLHA, encoded by the coding sequence ATGATCACAGCAGTAAATAAACGAGACAGTATAGTATCCAGCGCTTTAGAGCTATTCGCAGAACGGGGGTATGATGCGACGACGATTCCGATGATTGCTACATCGGCTGGAGTTGGAGCGGGTACCATTTATCGTTATTTCGAGAATAAGGAAGTGCTGGGCAACAAGATTTTTCAAGAGTACTTGGATATTTTTACTGAAACGGTCAAGAGTGGATTTCCTCATGATGATTCAATTCGCAATCAGTTTCACCATATTTTTAAATCAATGGTTCACTTTACAACCGAGCAGGACCAAGCAATTTATTTTATTAAAATCCATAGTGGAGCCCATTTTTTAAATGAAGATAGTCATGCTAGCTTTCAAGGGCTATTGGATATATTTAGAAATTTTTTCGAGTCAGGAAAAGAGAAAAAAGAAATAAAGGAGCTTCCTTCTTCCGCTTTGATTGCCATCATTTATGGAGCTTTTCTTGAGCTTGAGCGACTTGTTCGCATCCGGGAGTTAGATCCTGACCCAAAACTTTTAGCAGATGTGGAAGAAAGCTTTTGGGATGCAGTCCGATTGCACGCTTGA
- a CDS encoding MazG nucleotide pyrophosphohydrolase domain-containing protein, giving the protein MNVTEFQQWVKDYYESRGWSELDIFIRIGFLAEETGEVARAIRSLEIGRDRPDEVIGSYEENKQELTEELGDVLGNLIVIANKYSIPLEEVFIAHKKKLSERYHHA; this is encoded by the coding sequence CAACAATGGGTAAAAGATTATTATGAATCACGAGGATGGTCAGAATTGGACATTTTCATTCGCATCGGCTTTTTGGCAGAAGAAACTGGCGAGGTGGCACGAGCCATTCGCTCCCTTGAAATTGGCAGGGATAGACCTGATGAGGTTATTGGCTCGTATGAAGAAAACAAACAGGAGTTAACCGAAGAATTGGGAGATGTACTAGGAAACTTGATTGTGATTGCGAACAAGTACAGTATTCCATTGGAAGAAGTGTTCATTGCCCATAAAAAGAAACTATCTGAACGCTATCATCATGCATAA